The Streptomyces sp. NBC_01255 genome window below encodes:
- a CDS encoding S8 family peptidase, translating into MRPISRTALGAATAVVLAVTAVAPSMANEPQDDTAGKRPLVGSEASARAGDRTATVTLVTGDRVLVTQDADGNPAATALPREDGTVPLVQTRRSGQDLYVYPEDATDALAAGRVDEELFNVTGLVRQGYDDAATTTLPLIAVYGSDLARSVPAAPRGAQRGQVLKTVDGVALKADKKQAATFWADVNTPKARSAAGIEKLWLDRKVQATLEQSTKQVHAPEAWAAGYDGTGTKVAVLDTGADTEHPDLKGRVTASENFTDSATAGDRQGHGTHTISTVGGSGAASDGKKKGVAPGADLLNGKVLNDSGSGAASWIIAGMEWAVAQGADVVSMSLGSSVPTDCTDPMSVAAEELAQNKGTLFVIAAGNSGPTLNTVSSPGCAPSVLTVGATDRDDSTAYFSSGGPTIVNHTLKPEIAAPGVDISAAAAGGRGVYAYQSMSGTSMATPHVAGAAAIVKQRHPDWTAQQIKAALVSSAESDLPGDVRQVGGGRLDVKAAVDQTVLGASAVQGGTFNWPQDTSDRTTVSVPYTNTSGAPVTLNLAVEKVTGNDGSRVRSSVARLGQRTVTVPAGATVQVPLELDPTARLDRAQYGDVTGRVIATGKGGLHVSTPFSLYVEPETVTLRVKLIDRQGKPASGASSLDVIGTDDASGERRFNEGAADQVYRLRPGSYFLSSFVTTPDAGEGATLNDSLSYLGRPQLELKKDTTVVLDARKAHKLSVQTDQASERRGTTLAFARSWDDMWMHSGTAAGPRTIRGYYASVEGSADEGDFEFGSYWRTAAPLISSLRTTDGLTLHPVTASTGSDNLDGTGSAGLVDAGTGTPDELKAAGVQGRIALVRFPDTSNAASTVARNAKAAGAVAVLGYRTGPGRWYPTGGFAGAGFPVLAVDSTEGAALLAKLAAGEVALSWKATAKSPYLYNLAFPEKGSIRGDKNYRVRDGQLGRTESTYRAMGIANDFLDFSGANRPNGMAISFSDLAPIPAPGTRTEYFTAGDTSWDRMLSSSFPFGEYMLGAQHTYKAGERRTESWYDGVVAPTAPRDTTGRPVLVAERQGNYIGFSAAIWGDNTHHGEAGSFGDIGGVRLSRDGEVLGESSWPFGAFEVPADAGTYTLEQNVMKIGSKVWARSTSVNSVWKFTSKLDESVYSQGIPILFPRYDLPEDGLKTLAATDGQQIGLTATGHAGYTPAALTSAKLSYSYDGGTTWTEARVSQQGGDWTATVNHTGATGKPVTLKTELTDANGNSVTQTVVRAYDVR; encoded by the coding sequence ATGCGCCCGATTTCGCGTACGGCCCTGGGGGCGGCGACCGCCGTCGTCCTGGCCGTCACCGCGGTCGCGCCGTCCATGGCGAATGAGCCGCAGGACGACACGGCCGGCAAGCGACCGCTGGTAGGCAGCGAGGCCTCGGCCCGCGCCGGGGACCGGACGGCCACGGTGACCCTGGTCACCGGCGACCGCGTCCTGGTCACCCAGGACGCCGACGGGAACCCGGCGGCCACGGCGCTGCCCCGCGAGGACGGCACCGTCCCCCTCGTCCAGACCCGCCGCTCGGGCCAGGACCTGTACGTCTACCCCGAGGACGCCACCGACGCGCTCGCCGCCGGCCGTGTCGACGAGGAGCTCTTCAACGTCACCGGGCTCGTCCGCCAGGGCTACGACGACGCCGCCACCACGACGCTGCCCCTCATCGCCGTCTACGGCTCCGACCTCGCCCGCTCGGTACCCGCCGCCCCGCGCGGCGCACAGCGCGGCCAGGTCCTCAAGACCGTCGACGGCGTCGCGCTCAAGGCCGACAAGAAGCAGGCCGCGACCTTCTGGGCCGACGTGAACACCCCGAAGGCCCGCTCCGCCGCCGGCATCGAGAAGCTCTGGCTCGACCGAAAGGTTCAGGCCACCCTGGAGCAGTCGACGAAGCAGGTCCACGCCCCCGAGGCGTGGGCCGCCGGCTACGACGGCACCGGCACCAAGGTCGCCGTCCTCGACACCGGCGCCGACACCGAGCACCCCGACCTCAAGGGCCGCGTCACCGCCTCGGAGAACTTCACCGACTCCGCGACCGCCGGCGACCGCCAGGGCCACGGCACCCACACCATTTCCACCGTCGGCGGCTCCGGCGCCGCGAGCGACGGCAAGAAGAAGGGCGTCGCCCCCGGCGCGGACCTCCTCAACGGCAAGGTCCTCAACGACTCGGGCTCCGGCGCCGCCTCCTGGATCATCGCGGGCATGGAGTGGGCCGTCGCCCAGGGCGCCGACGTCGTCTCCATGAGCCTCGGCAGCTCCGTCCCCACCGACTGCACCGACCCGATGAGCGTCGCCGCCGAGGAACTCGCCCAGAACAAGGGCACGTTGTTCGTCATCGCCGCCGGAAACTCGGGACCGACCCTCAACACGGTCTCCTCGCCCGGCTGCGCGCCCAGCGTCCTCACCGTCGGCGCCACCGACCGCGACGACTCCACCGCGTACTTCTCCAGCGGCGGCCCGACGATCGTCAACCACACCCTCAAGCCGGAGATAGCCGCGCCCGGCGTCGACATCTCCGCCGCAGCCGCCGGCGGCCGGGGCGTGTACGCCTACCAGTCCATGTCCGGTACGTCGATGGCCACCCCGCACGTCGCGGGCGCCGCCGCCATCGTCAAGCAGCGCCACCCCGACTGGACCGCCCAGCAGATCAAGGCCGCCCTCGTCTCCTCCGCCGAGAGCGACCTCCCCGGTGACGTCCGTCAGGTCGGCGGCGGCCGCCTCGACGTCAAGGCGGCCGTCGACCAGACCGTCCTCGGCGCCTCCGCCGTCCAGGGCGGCACGTTCAACTGGCCGCAGGACACCAGCGACCGCACCACGGTCTCCGTCCCGTACACCAACACCTCCGGCGCCCCGGTCACCCTGAACCTGGCCGTCGAGAAGGTCACCGGCAACGACGGTTCCCGCGTGCGGAGTTCGGTCGCCCGCCTCGGCCAGCGCACCGTCACCGTCCCGGCCGGCGCCACCGTCCAGGTCCCGCTGGAGCTCGACCCCACGGCCCGCCTCGACCGCGCCCAGTACGGCGACGTCACCGGCCGTGTGATCGCCACCGGCAAGGGCGGCCTCCACGTCTCCACCCCGTTCTCGCTCTACGTCGAGCCCGAGACCGTCACCCTCCGCGTCAAGCTGATCGACCGTCAGGGCAAGCCCGCCTCCGGCGCCTCCTCCCTCGACGTCATCGGCACCGACGACGCCAGCGGCGAGCGCCGCTTCAACGAAGGCGCCGCCGACCAGGTCTACCGCCTGCGCCCCGGCAGCTACTTCCTCTCCTCCTTCGTCACCACCCCCGACGCCGGAGAGGGCGCCACGCTGAACGACTCGCTCAGCTACCTCGGCCGCCCGCAGCTGGAGCTGAAGAAGGACACCACCGTCGTCCTCGACGCCCGCAAGGCCCACAAGCTGTCGGTGCAGACCGACCAGGCCTCCGAGCGCCGGGGCACCACCCTCGCGTTCGCCCGCTCCTGGGACGACATGTGGATGCACTCCGGCACCGCCGCCGGACCGCGCACCATCCGTGGCTACTACGCCTCGGTCGAAGGCTCCGCCGACGAGGGCGACTTCGAGTTCGGCAGCTACTGGCGCACCGCCGCCCCGCTGATCTCCTCGCTCCGGACCACCGACGGCCTGACCCTGCACCCGGTCACCGCCTCCACCGGCTCCGACAACCTCGACGGCACCGGTTCCGCCGGTCTCGTGGACGCCGGAACCGGCACCCCGGACGAGCTGAAGGCCGCCGGTGTCCAGGGCCGCATCGCCCTGGTCCGCTTCCCCGACACCTCCAACGCGGCGTCGACGGTCGCCCGCAACGCCAAGGCCGCCGGAGCGGTGGCCGTCCTCGGGTACCGCACTGGCCCCGGCCGCTGGTACCCGACGGGCGGATTCGCCGGTGCCGGGTTCCCGGTCCTCGCCGTCGACTCCACCGAGGGCGCGGCGCTGCTCGCCAAGCTCGCCGCGGGTGAGGTCGCACTCTCCTGGAAGGCCACGGCGAAGAGCCCCTACCTCTACAACCTCGCCTTCCCCGAGAAGGGCTCGATCCGCGGCGACAAGAACTACCGCGTCCGCGACGGACAGCTCGGCCGCACCGAGTCCACCTACCGCGCCATGGGCATCGCCAACGACTTCCTCGACTTCAGTGGCGCCAACCGGCCCAACGGCATGGCGATCTCCTTCAGCGACCTCGCGCCGATCCCCGCGCCGGGCACCCGCACCGAGTACTTCACCGCCGGGGACACCAGCTGGGACCGGATGCTGTCTTCCAGCTTCCCCTTCGGCGAGTACATGCTGGGCGCCCAGCACACCTACAAGGCCGGCGAGCGGCGCACCGAGAGCTGGTACGACGGCGTCGTCGCCCCCACCGCCCCGCGCGACACCACCGGCAGGCCGGTCCTCGTCGCCGAGCGCCAGGGCAACTACATCGGCTTCTCCGCCGCCATCTGGGGCGACAACACCCACCACGGCGAGGCCGGTTCCTTCGGTGACATAGGCGGCGTCCGCCTCAGCCGTGACGGTGAGGTCCTCGGCGAGAGCAGCTGGCCGTTCGGAGCCTTCGAGGTGCCCGCCGACGCGGGGACGTACACGCTCGAACAGAACGTCATGAAGATCGGCAGCAAGGTGTGGGCCCGTTCCACCTCCGTCAACTCGGTGTGGAAATTCACCTCCAAGCTTGACGAGAGCGTCTATTCTCAGGGCATCCCGATTCTCTTCCCCCGGTACGACCTTCCGGAGGACGGACTCAAGACCCTCGCCGCGACCGACGGCCAGCAGATCGGCCTCACCGCGACGGGTCACGCGGGCTACACCCCCGCAGCGCTCACCTCGGCCAAGCTCTCGTACTCCTATGACGGGGGAACGACCTGGACCGAAGCGCGGGTCTCTCAGCAGGGCGGCGACTGGACCGCGACCGTGAACCACACGGGCGCGACCGGCAAGCCCGTCACCCTGAAGACCGAACTGACGGACGCCAACGGCAACTCCGTCACCCAGACCGTGGTCCGCGCTTACGACGTGCGCTGA
- a CDS encoding helix-turn-helix domain-containing protein: MLGAIGLDERQESAYRALVALGAAEVTDLAHRLALPERDTERALRRLESQGLAAQSSARTGRWVAAPPGVALGALLTQQRHELEQAELAAALLAEEYRAEAAESAVHDLVEVVTGASAVTHRFLQLQLGAQEEVCALVTGKPIAVSGMENDAEEQAAGRGVRYRVVLEREVLSLPNGLLELSAALGREELIRVADRVPTKLVVADRSLAMVPLTGRGAEPAAIVVHASGLLESLMGLFESVWREALPLRLGAGAQVTEDEAPGPDVMDLEILSLLLAGMTDASVAKQLDLGLRTVQRRVKGLMELTGVTTRLQLGWHAYEKGWVARG, encoded by the coding sequence ATGCTCGGAGCGATAGGGCTCGACGAACGCCAGGAGTCCGCTTACCGCGCGCTGGTCGCGCTGGGCGCGGCCGAGGTCACCGATCTCGCGCACCGGCTCGCCCTGCCCGAGCGGGACACGGAGCGGGCGCTGCGCCGACTGGAATCCCAGGGGCTCGCCGCGCAGTCCTCGGCCAGGACCGGGCGGTGGGTGGCGGCGCCGCCCGGGGTGGCGCTCGGCGCGCTGCTGACCCAGCAGCGCCACGAACTGGAGCAGGCGGAGCTGGCGGCGGCGCTGCTCGCCGAGGAGTACCGGGCGGAGGCGGCGGAGTCCGCCGTCCACGACCTGGTGGAGGTGGTGACCGGCGCGAGCGCGGTCACCCACCGCTTCCTCCAGCTCCAGCTGGGCGCGCAGGAGGAGGTCTGCGCCCTGGTGACGGGCAAGCCGATCGCGGTCTCCGGGATGGAGAACGACGCGGAGGAGCAGGCCGCCGGGCGGGGGGTGCGCTACCGGGTGGTGCTCGAGCGCGAGGTGCTCAGCCTCCCGAACGGGCTGCTCGAACTGTCGGCGGCGCTCGGCCGAGAGGAACTGATCCGGGTCGCGGACCGGGTCCCCACCAAGCTGGTGGTCGCGGACCGGTCCCTGGCCATGGTGCCGCTGACCGGGCGGGGCGCGGAGCCGGCGGCGATCGTCGTGCACGCGAGCGGGCTCCTCGAATCGCTGATGGGCCTCTTCGAGTCGGTGTGGCGGGAGGCGCTGCCGCTGCGGCTGGGGGCGGGCGCGCAGGTCACCGAGGACGAGGCCCCCGGCCCGGACGTGATGGACCTGGAGATCCTGTCGCTGCTGCTCGCGGGGATGACGGACGCGAGCGTGGCCAAGCAGCTGGACCTGGGGCTGCGGACCGTACAGCGGCGGGTCAAGGGCCTGATGGAGCTGACCGGGGTGACGACCCGGCTCCAGCTGGGCTGGCACGCGTACGAGAAGGGCTGGGTGGCCCGCGGCTGA
- a CDS encoding DUF456 domain-containing protein — protein sequence MGVWQLLMVATVMLLGLFGVLTPGVPGTWLVWAAMLWWSLHERTDLAWILLASSTGLLLLTQVIVWQLPPRRFRGVGITRRIAAYAGVGALLGFVLIPVLGAIPGFVGGIYLAERLRLGGHGQARAATRTVMRAAGTSVLVELFSCLLIVGAWAGAVLWG from the coding sequence GTGGGTGTGTGGCAGCTCCTGATGGTCGCGACGGTGATGCTGCTCGGTCTGTTCGGGGTGCTGACCCCCGGCGTGCCGGGAACGTGGCTGGTGTGGGCCGCGATGCTCTGGTGGTCCCTGCACGAGCGGACGGACCTCGCCTGGATCCTGCTGGCCTCCTCGACCGGTCTGCTGCTCCTCACACAGGTCATCGTCTGGCAGCTCCCACCACGCCGGTTCCGGGGCGTCGGCATCACCCGTCGGATCGCGGCGTACGCGGGCGTGGGCGCGCTCCTGGGCTTCGTCCTGATCCCCGTACTGGGCGCGATCCCCGGCTTCGTCGGCGGGATCTACCTCGCGGAACGGCTCCGCCTCGGCGGCCACGGCCAGGCCAGGGCGGCGACCCGGACGGTCATGCGGGCGGCCGGCACCAGCGTCCTCGTCGAGCTCTTCTCGTGCCTGCTGATCGTGGGGGCGTGGGCGGGCGCGGTGCTCTGGGGCTGA
- a CDS encoding DNA-3-methyladenine glycosylase 2 family protein: protein MRDDDTRYEAVSSRDARFDGEFFFAVRTTGIYCRPSCPAVTPKRRNVSFFPTAAAAQGHGFRACRRCRPDAVPGSAAWDVRADVVGRAMRMIGDGVVDREGVPGLAGRLGYSTRQVQRQLTAELGAGPVALARAQRAHTARLLLQTTGLPVTEIAFAAGFASVRQFNDTIRAVYARTPTALRDEAGSGAGSRTALAAGVPLRLAHRGPYAAGEVFDLLAAEAVPRVEEVVGAPGTRTYRRTLRLPYGTGVVSVDERSAGRWLDARIHLTELRALTTAVHRLRRLFDLDADPYAVAERLGAAPGLAAEVTARPGVRSPGTAEPEEFALRTLLGPEESARLVAAHGTPLATACGGLTHLFPAPADLTGHPVAGPLARALADGAVRLDPGADRDEAERALLTVPGVTPESAALIRMRALGDPDVLPGDAPDAEEWRPWRSYAARYLATAP from the coding sequence ATGAGGGACGACGACACCCGCTACGAGGCGGTCAGCAGCAGGGACGCCCGGTTCGACGGCGAGTTCTTCTTCGCCGTCCGCACCACCGGCATCTACTGCCGGCCCAGCTGCCCGGCCGTCACCCCGAAGCGGCGCAACGTCTCGTTCTTCCCCACGGCCGCCGCCGCCCAGGGCCACGGCTTCCGCGCCTGCCGCCGCTGCCGGCCGGACGCCGTGCCCGGCTCCGCCGCGTGGGACGTACGGGCCGATGTCGTCGGCCGCGCCATGCGCATGATCGGCGACGGGGTCGTCGACCGCGAGGGCGTGCCCGGACTCGCCGGACGCCTCGGCTACAGCACCCGGCAGGTGCAGCGCCAGCTCACCGCCGAGCTCGGCGCAGGACCCGTCGCCCTCGCCCGCGCCCAGCGGGCGCACACCGCACGGCTGCTGCTCCAGACGACCGGCCTGCCCGTCACCGAGATCGCCTTCGCGGCCGGCTTCGCCAGCGTCCGCCAGTTCAACGACACCATCCGCGCCGTCTACGCCCGCACCCCCACCGCCCTGCGGGACGAGGCGGGCAGCGGCGCCGGAAGCCGTACCGCGCTCGCCGCCGGGGTCCCGCTGCGGCTGGCCCACCGGGGGCCGTACGCCGCGGGGGAGGTCTTCGACCTGCTCGCGGCCGAGGCCGTGCCCCGCGTCGAGGAGGTCGTCGGCGCCCCCGGCACCCGCACCTACCGGCGCACGCTCCGCCTCCCGTACGGCACCGGGGTCGTCTCCGTCGACGAGCGGTCCGCCGGGCGCTGGCTCGACGCCCGCATCCACCTCACCGAGCTGCGCGCCCTGACGACCGCCGTGCACCGGCTGCGCCGCCTCTTCGACCTCGACGCCGACCCGTACGCGGTCGCCGAGCGCCTCGGCGCCGCCCCCGGCCTCGCCGCCGAGGTGACGGCCCGCCCCGGCGTACGGTCCCCGGGGACGGCCGAGCCGGAGGAGTTCGCGCTGCGGACCCTCCTGGGACCCGAGGAGTCGGCCCGGCTCGTCGCCGCGCACGGCACGCCCCTGGCCACCGCCTGCGGCGGCCTCACCCACCTCTTCCCGGCCCCGGCCGACCTGACCGGCCACCCCGTCGCGGGGCCGCTGGCCCGTGCGCTCGCCGACGGAGCCGTACGCCTCGACCCGGGCGCCGACCGCGACGAGGCCGAGCGGGCACTGCTCACCGTCCCCGGCGTGACGCCGGAGTCCGCCGCCCTCATCCGGATGCGGGCCCTCGGCGACCCGGACGTCCTCCCCGGGGACGCACCGGACGCGGAGGAGTGGCGCCCCTGGCGCTCGTACGCGGCGCGCTACCTCGCGACCGCGCCGTAA
- the rsgA gene encoding ribosome small subunit-dependent GTPase A translates to MFNASLHPSSLSSLAAYGWDEHWEAEFAPYARQGLLPGRVIRVDRGQCDVATPEGIVRADTAFVTPHDPLRVVCTGDWAAVDPEGAGDPRYVRTLLPRRTAFARSTSSQRSEGQILAANVDHAVITVSLAVELDLGRIERFLALAWESGAQPTVVLSKADLVPDPLGLSYLVEDVETVAPGVRVVPLSSATGEGLDVLSAVVSGGTTVLLGVSGAGKSTLANALVGTDVMTVQAARDVDGKGRHTTTTRNLFVLPGGGVLIDTPGLRGVGLWDAETGVGQVFAEIEELSAQCRFHDCAHESEPGCAVAAAIEDGSLPVRRLESYRKLLRENQRIVAKTDARVRTEILKDWKRKGAEGRAAMEAKRGRVR, encoded by the coding sequence TTGTTCAACGCTTCTCTCCACCCGTCTTCCCTTTCCTCCCTCGCCGCCTACGGCTGGGACGAGCACTGGGAGGCGGAGTTCGCTCCGTACGCCCGGCAGGGACTCCTCCCTGGCCGGGTCATCCGGGTCGACCGCGGGCAGTGCGACGTCGCCACCCCCGAGGGGATCGTGCGCGCCGACACGGCGTTCGTGACCCCGCACGACCCGCTCCGCGTCGTCTGCACCGGTGACTGGGCCGCCGTCGACCCCGAGGGCGCCGGCGATCCCCGTTACGTACGAACGCTGCTGCCGCGCCGTACGGCCTTCGCGCGCTCCACCTCCTCCCAGCGGTCCGAGGGCCAGATCCTCGCGGCCAACGTCGACCACGCGGTCATCACCGTCTCGCTCGCCGTCGAGCTGGACCTCGGCCGGATCGAACGCTTCCTCGCCCTGGCCTGGGAGTCCGGCGCGCAGCCGACCGTCGTCCTCAGCAAGGCGGACCTGGTGCCCGATCCTCTCGGGCTGTCCTACCTCGTCGAGGACGTGGAGACCGTCGCGCCCGGCGTGCGGGTCGTGCCCCTCAGCTCCGCCACGGGGGAGGGCCTCGACGTGCTCTCCGCGGTGGTCTCCGGCGGGACGACCGTCCTGCTCGGCGTCTCCGGCGCCGGCAAGTCGACCCTCGCCAACGCGCTCGTCGGCACGGACGTGATGACCGTCCAGGCCGCCCGGGACGTCGACGGCAAGGGCCGTCACACCACGACCACCCGCAACCTCTTCGTCCTGCCGGGCGGGGGCGTCCTCATCGACACCCCCGGGCTGCGCGGCGTCGGGCTCTGGGACGCCGAGACCGGCGTCGGCCAGGTCTTCGCCGAGATCGAGGAGCTGTCGGCGCAGTGCCGCTTCCACGACTGCGCCCACGAGTCGGAGCCCGGCTGCGCGGTGGCGGCGGCGATCGAGGACGGCTCGCTGCCCGTGCGCCGACTGGAGAGCTACCGCAAGCTGCTCCGCGAGAACCAGCGGATCGTGGCCAAGACCGACGCCCGGGTGCGCACCGAGATCCTCAAGGACTGGAAGCGCAAGGGCGCGGAGGGACGCGCGGCCATGGAGGCCAAGCGCGGGCGCGTCCGGTAG